Sequence from the Bacillota bacterium genome:
GCCTTGGGTATTCGCTCCCGGGCTGGGAAACCCTATATAAGGTGTTGTTGGAGCAGGGCTTTACCCATGAGGAGTGTATTGCCTCTGGTTTGGTGATCAACAGCAGCAAGGGAAGCGGGGCCTACGATCGGTTTCGAGGTCGCCTGATGTTCACCATTTGCGATGAGCAAGGTCGTCCCTTGGGCTTTGGCGGCAGAGTTCTCGATGATTCTCAACCCAAGTACCTCAACTCCCCAGAAACCCCGCTGTTTCAGAAGAGCACCATCCTCTATGGGCTGCATCTGGCCAAGGAGGAAATTCGCCGTACCGGTAAGGTCATAGTCGTTGAGGGGTATACTGATGTGATCGGCCTATACCAGCATGGGATCACCAATGTGGTGGCGTCCTTGGGCACGGCTTTTACCGAAGAACAGGCCAGATTACTGCAAAAACACTGCAGTGAGGTGATTGTTGCCTTTGACGGCGACGCTGCCGGACGGGCTGCCACCTGGCGGGGTATGGACTTGTTAGCTCAAATAGGTCTATCGGTTAGGGTTGTGTCCATTCCTGGCGGCGAGGACCCCGATTCCTTTGTTCGCAGCCGGGGAACAGAGGCTGCCAAGGAGCTCTTTGCCAGGGCCGAGCCTCTCATTGAGTACAAACTAAGATCCACACTTTTGTCGGCAGATCCCCGCACAACCCAAGGTAAGTTAAATATTGTAGAACGAGTGGTACCGATCTTATCGGAAATAGAGGGGATCGTGGCTCGCAGCGAGTATATTCGTCTGGTGGCCACAGAACTGGCGGTGGCACCCCAGGTCTTGGAAGCGGAAGTAAGGCGGTATGAGGAAAAAACAGGGAAAGTAAGCAGGACAAGGAATAATACTACACGGCTAAGGAATGATAGAACAAGGACTGCTTCTGCTGGGGATCCCAGTGATTTTCAGCCCTTGGAGGATTCTCTTCTTTGGTTGGAGAAGGTAGTGCTCCACGGAGTTATCGAGAATCCTAGCTGGTTCCATCAGGTCAAAGCGCAATTGGGAGAGGAAGGTTTTCAGGATCCCTTGCACCGCAGGCTGTGGCGGGAGATATCTCACTTGGCGGAGGCAGGAAAGTTAGGACGGTTCCCGAATACAATAAAGCGGGCACAGTCCGGGGTGTTGGCAGCCCTGGTCGATGAGCTGCGGGAAAGTGCTCCGCGATTGATCCAAGGGCAGAGTTATGATGCCTGTCTGCGGCGCCTCGTAGAGTTTAAGCTGCGACGGGATGTTATAGATCTGGGCGCAAAGGCAAGGGCTCTCGGCAATGAGGGTAATCACCCTTCGGAGGCTATTTCAACATTAAAGGTACTACTGATTCGATTTAAGGAGCTTAAAGAGGAAATTGACAGGGTATGTATATATTAGAAGACAAAGATGTGGAAGGAGGGAAGATGGTGAACAAGAGCAGCGAGGTTCTTGTAAACAATGAAAAAGTTCAAGCATTGATCAGTGTTGGTAAGAAGGAAGGTATGCTTAGCTACAGCCAGATCATGGACGCCCTACAAGAGGAAGAACTTAATACGGATCAGATCGAGGAGATTTACGAGCACTTCTCGGCCCAGGGAATCGACGTAGTCGATGATGAAAGCAGCGACTATGAAGCAGGGGATGAGGACACCATCAACGGCGAAACCGATGACGACCTCCTTACTGTTCCCGAAGGGGTAGGCCTCGACGATCCCGTTAGGATGTACCTGAAGGAAATCGGCCGGGTCGCTTTGCTCAGCGCTGAAGAAGAAGTGGCCTTATCTAAGCGCATTGAAGCCGGTGATGAGGAAGCCAGGCGCCTCTTGGCTGAAGCTAACTTGCGACTAGTCGTCAGCATCGCCAAACGGTACGTCGGTCGAGGAATGCACTTCTTGGATCTAATTCAGGAAGGAAACATGGGACTGATGAGGGCCGTTGAGAAGTTCGACTATCGCAAGGGGTTCAAATTTAGCACCTATGCAACTTGGTGGATTCGCCAAGCCATCACGAGAGCCATCGCCGATCAAGCTCGAACCATCAGGATTCCTGTCCACATGGTGGAGACTATTAACAAGCTGATTCGCGTTTCCCGGCAGTTGTTGCAAGAGCTGGGACGTGAACCCACTCCGGAAGAAATCGCGGAAGAGATGGAGCTACCTGTGGAACGTGTTCGAGAAATCATTAAGATAGCCCAGGAGCCTGTATCCTTGGAGACCCCCATCGGGGAAGAGGAAGACTCCCATTTGGGTGACTTCATTGAAGACCAGGATGCACCGGCTCCAGCGGAGGCAGCGTCCTTTACGATGCTGCGGGAACAGCTGGAGGGTGTTTTAGATACACTGCCTCCCAGGGAAGAACAGGTCTTGCGACTGAGGTTTGGTATCGATGATGGTCGCTCTCGAACACTAGAGGAAGTAGGGAAGCAGTTTGGTGTCACCAGGGAGCGGATCCGGCAGATTGAGGCCAAGGCTCTGCGCAAGCTGCGGCATCCAACTCGCAGTAAGAAGTTGAAGGACTTCTTAGAATAATGATGCCCCTGCAGGTAGCCTACTTTGGAATGAGGAGAAGGATGGCGGGAGAGGAAGCCATTGCACGTGGTTTTACTCTCCCCCACTGTTGACAGCCAGCGTTGATTCAGTTATAATGTCATTGTCGTTCCTCGGTAGCTCAATGGTAGAGCACGCGGCTGTTAACCGTGTGGTTGTAGGTTCGAGTCCTACCCGGGGAGCCACTTTTTTTTGGGCCCTTAGCTCAGCGGTAGAGCAGGGGACTCATAATCCCTTGGCCGCAGGTTCGAATCCTGCAGGGCCCACCACATATGAAGCGCAGCAGAGCAGGTTACAGGAAATGGTAAGGGGGAAAAAGGTGGTAGAAAACCTACCACCAATCACCACCAAATTTGGATCCACCTACCACCAGGTTACTACCAGGGTGGTGAGGACTTGACCTGTTAAATCAAAAGACTATTTGAGAACTTATGTTCTTAGATGGTCTTTTTTATTGTCTTTTTTAGTGTTCCACCTATAGACAGAAGGAGGACACAAGATTATCTAGTTTATCATTCTTAGAGGAGGAGAATGTATAAATGACTATAGATAAAGATAAGATAAAAAGACAGTTAGAACTAGAGGGAGAAAGTGTTCAACTAGGAGTTCAAAGATATAGAGAACAAGTCAAGGATACACCAGTATCTGAAATGCCACCAGGATTAGCATTACTACACCGTACTATGGAACCCTTAGCACAAGCTATAGACTCCTTTACAAACACACCCAGACGTGGAGGAGCCAGAATGCGGTTTGACCCCCCAATTTTGGAGAATATCTGCTTAATGTTTCAACTATCACATGGTTGCCCTTTATTTAGGCCACCATCATTGCTGGTTTGACATCTTGGCCAACATTACTGCGGTAGAACGCCA
This genomic interval carries:
- the rpoD gene encoding RNA polymerase sigma factor RpoD, which codes for MVNKSSEVLVNNEKVQALISVGKKEGMLSYSQIMDALQEEELNTDQIEEIYEHFSAQGIDVVDDESSDYEAGDEDTINGETDDDLLTVPEGVGLDDPVRMYLKEIGRVALLSAEEEVALSKRIEAGDEEARRLLAEANLRLVVSIAKRYVGRGMHFLDLIQEGNMGLMRAVEKFDYRKGFKFSTYATWWIRQAITRAIADQARTIRIPVHMVETINKLIRVSRQLLQELGREPTPEEIAEEMELPVERVREIIKIAQEPVSLETPIGEEEDSHLGDFIEDQDAPAPAEAASFTMLREQLEGVLDTLPPREEQVLRLRFGIDDGRSRTLEEVGKQFGVTRERIRQIEAKALRKLRHPTRSKKLKDFLE
- a CDS encoding DNA primase, coding for MANRIPDAVIEAVREKIDIVDVIGDYVELTQAGRNYKGLCPFHTENTPSFNVNPEGQFYHCFGCQAGGDVFQFVMAMEGLDFPEAVRRLGQRVGIEVGLRPLTPEERERARQRRRLGQIHDIARRFFAEALFIPEAAVARAYLRERGINRPMIDLFGLGYSLPGWETLYKVLLEQGFTHEECIASGLVINSSKGSGAYDRFRGRLMFTICDEQGRPLGFGGRVLDDSQPKYLNSPETPLFQKSTILYGLHLAKEEIRRTGKVIVVEGYTDVIGLYQHGITNVVASLGTAFTEEQARLLQKHCSEVIVAFDGDAAGRAATWRGMDLLAQIGLSVRVVSIPGGEDPDSFVRSRGTEAAKELFARAEPLIEYKLRSTLLSADPRTTQGKLNIVERVVPILSEIEGIVARSEYIRLVATELAVAPQVLEAEVRRYEEKTGKVSRTRNNTTRLRNDRTRTASAGDPSDFQPLEDSLLWLEKVVLHGVIENPSWFHQVKAQLGEEGFQDPLHRRLWREISHLAEAGKLGRFPNTIKRAQSGVLAALVDELRESAPRLIQGQSYDACLRRLVEFKLRRDVIDLGAKARALGNEGNHPSEAISTLKVLLIRFKELKEEIDRVCIY